AGGCCGAGCTTCTCCAGCTGGGCGCTGATCTGCGGGCCGCCGCCGTGCACGACGACGGGGTGCAGTCCGGCGTACCGGAGGAAGACGACGTCCTGGGCGAACGCGGCCTTGAGGTCCTCGTCGACCATGGCGTTGCCGCCGAACTTGATGACCACGGTCTTGCCGTGGAAGCGCTCCAGCCAGGGCAGCGCCTCGATCAGGGTGCGGGCCTTGGGCAGGGCGGCGTTGCTGCGGGCCTGTTCGCCCTTGGGTGCGATCTGCATGGCGGTGTGTCGGCCCCCGTGGGTCAGCTGGAGTAGGCGCTGTTCTCGTGCACGTACTCGGCGGTCAGGTCGTTGGTCCAGATGCTGGCCGAGGCCCGACCGGCCTTGAGGTCGGCGGTGATGACGACCTCGCGGTCCTTCATCGAGACCAGGTCGCGGTCCTCTCCGACGCCGCCGTCGCGGCAGACCCAGACGCCGTTGATGGCGACGTCCAGCCGGTCGGGGTCGAAGGCGGCGGAGGTGGTGCCGATCGCGGACAGCACCCGGCCCCAGTTGGGGTCCTCGCCGTGGATGGCGCACTTGAGCAGGTTGCTGCGGGAGACGGTGCGGGCGACGTCGACGGCCTCCTCCTCGGTGGCGGCGTTGACCACGTCGATCCGGATGTCCTTGGAGGCACCCTCGGCGTCGCCGATCAACTGGCGGGCCAGGTCGGCGCAGACGGTGCGCACGGCCTCGGCGAACTCGGCCTGCTCGGGGGCGACCGCGGAGGCGCCGGAGGCGAGCAGCAGCACGGTGTCGTTGGTGGACATGCAGCCGTCGGAGTCGACCCGGTCGAAGGTAGTGCGGATGGCGTCGCGCAGCGCGGCGTCGAGACCGGCGGAGTCGACCTCGGCGTCGGTGGTGAGCACGACCAGCATGGTGGCCAGGCCGGGGGCGAGCATGCCCGCGCCCTTGGCCATGCCGCCGACCGTCCAGCCGGCCGGGGCGGTGACCTGGGCGGTCTTGTGCACGGTGTCGGTGGTCTTGATGGCGATCGCGGCGCTCTCGCCGCCGGTCTCCGACAGGGCGGCGACGGCGAGTTCGACGCCGGGCAGCAGCCTGTCCATCGGCAGCCGGACGCCGATCAGGCCGGTGGAGCAGACCGCGACCTCGATCGCGCCGATCCCGAGTTCGGCGGCGACCTTCTCGGCGGTGGCGTGGGTGTCCTGGAAGCCCCCGGGGCCGGTGCAGGCGTTGGCGCCGCCGGAGTTGAGGACCACGGCCGCCAGCTCGCCGTCGTTCAGCACCTGGCGCGACCACTTGACCGGGGCGGCGTGCACCCGGTTGGAGGTGAACACGCCGGCAGCGGTGTGCCGCGGGCCGTCGTTGACGACCAGCGCGAGGTCCGGGGTGCCGGACGCCTTGATGCCCGCGGTGACGCCCGCCGCGCGGAAGCCCCGGGCCGCGGTGACGCCGACGTTCTGGTCCTGGGGGGTGGTCACGGTGCGACTCCGTTCAGCGGGAGGCCGAGCTCCTCGGGGAGGCCGAGGGCGATGTTCATGCTCTGCACCGCGCCGCCCGCGGTGCCCTTCACCAGGTTGTCGATCGCGCTGATCGCGATGATCCGCCCGGCGTGCTCGTCCAGCACCACCTGTAGCACCGCCGCGTTCGACCCGTACACGGACGAGGTGTGCGGCCACTGGCCCTCGGGCAGCAGGTGGACGAACGGCTCGTCGCCGTACGCCTTCTCGTACGCGGCGCGCAGCTCGGCGCCGGTGGTGCCGGGCCTGGCCTTGGCCGAGCAGGTGGCGAGGATGCCGCGCGGCATCGGCGCCAGGGTGGGCGTGAAGGAGACGGTGACCGGCTCGCCCGCGAGCGGGGTCAGGTTCTGCGCCATCTCCGGGGTGTGCCGGTGGCCGCCGCCGACGCCGTACGGGCTCATCGAGCCCATCACCTCGCTGCCCAGCAGGTGCGCCTTGGCGGCCTTGCCCGCGCCGGAGGTGCCGGACGCGGCGGTGATCACCGCCTCCGGCTCGGCCAGGCCCGCGGCGAACATCGGGTACATCGCCAGCGTGACGGCGGTCGGGTAGCAGCCCGGCACGGCGATCCGCCGGCTGCCGCGCAGCGCCTCGCGGTGGCCGGGCAGCTCGGGCAGGCCGTACGGCCACGTCCCGGCGTGCGGGGAGCCGTAGAACTGCTCCCAGTCGGCCGCCGACTTCAGCCGGTGGTCGGCGCCCAGGTCGACCACCAGGACGTCCTCGCCGAGCTGGGCGGCGATCTCCGCGGACTGCCCGTGCGGCAGGCCGAGGAACACGATGTCGTGCCCGGCCAGCGTCTGCGGGTCGGTCGGCTCCAGCACCCGGTCGGCCAGGCCGATCAGGTGCGGCTGCAGCGCGCCGAACCGCCGGCCCGCGTTGGAACCGCCGGTCAGCGCCCCGATCTCCACCTCCGGGTGCGCCTGCAGCAGTCGCAGCACCTCACCGCCCGCGTACCCGCTCGCTCCGGCTACGGCTACTCGCAATACCATGGCATTCCCTCCTGAAGCCCGGCATGAATATACGCACCCCAGCAAAATCATGCAAGGATGCGGCAGGCCCGAACCCGGTCGCACCCGCCTCCCGGGGGGCGCCGATGGCCGATCTCGCCGCCGCGGCACGGCCGTTGACCGGAGACGACCCCCGCGGCGGCCGCTCGATCAGGGTCCGGGACCGCCCCGGCGGACGGCTGCGCGCCCCCGCCCCGCCCGGCCGGTCGACCGCACGCACGCCCGGCGGGGCGAGAGGTGAGCCGCTCCCCCTCGCCCGGAGGCGAGTTGACGATCCGTCAGCTCTGCGCGCCCGCGTCGGTGGAGGCGCGGACGACGAGCTGCGGGGGGAAACGTTCGACGTTCTCGGCGCGGGCGGGGGCCGGGGCCTGGAGGAGGGTGAGGGCGCGTTCGGCCATGTCGGCGAGCGGGTGGCGGATGGAGGTGATCGGGGGGTCGAGGAGTTCGAGCAGTTCGGTGTCGTCGAAGCCGGTGACGGCGATCTCGCCGGGGACGGAGACCGCCGAGCGCTGGAGGGTGCTGACCAGGCCGACGGCGAGGACGTCCGCGCCGCAGACGACGGCGTCGATCTCGGTGCGGCGTTCGGCGACGCGGCGCCCGGCGGTGCGGCCGG
This is a stretch of genomic DNA from Kitasatospora fiedleri. It encodes these proteins:
- the argC gene encoding N-acetyl-gamma-glutamyl-phosphate reductase; protein product: MVLRVAVAGASGYAGGEVLRLLQAHPEVEIGALTGGSNAGRRFGALQPHLIGLADRVLEPTDPQTLAGHDIVFLGLPHGQSAEIAAQLGEDVLVVDLGADHRLKSAADWEQFYGSPHAGTWPYGLPELPGHREALRGSRRIAVPGCYPTAVTLAMYPMFAAGLAEPEAVITAASGTSGAGKAAKAHLLGSEVMGSMSPYGVGGGHRHTPEMAQNLTPLAGEPVTVSFTPTLAPMPRGILATCSAKARPGTTGAELRAAYEKAYGDEPFVHLLPEGQWPHTSSVYGSNAAVLQVVLDEHAGRIIAISAIDNLVKGTAGGAVQSMNIALGLPEELGLPLNGVAP
- the argJ gene encoding bifunctional glutamate N-acetyltransferase/amino-acid acetyltransferase ArgJ; this translates as MTTPQDQNVGVTAARGFRAAGVTAGIKASGTPDLALVVNDGPRHTAAGVFTSNRVHAAPVKWSRQVLNDGELAAVVLNSGGANACTGPGGFQDTHATAEKVAAELGIGAIEVAVCSTGLIGVRLPMDRLLPGVELAVAALSETGGESAAIAIKTTDTVHKTAQVTAPAGWTVGGMAKGAGMLAPGLATMLVVLTTDAEVDSAGLDAALRDAIRTTFDRVDSDGCMSTNDTVLLLASGASAVAPEQAEFAEAVRTVCADLARQLIGDAEGASKDIRIDVVNAATEEEAVDVARTVSRSNLLKCAIHGEDPNWGRVLSAIGTTSAAFDPDRLDVAINGVWVCRDGGVGEDRDLVSMKDREVVITADLKAGRASASIWTNDLTAEYVHENSAYSS